Within Gasterosteus aculeatus chromosome Y, fGasAcu3.hap1.1, whole genome shotgun sequence, the genomic segment gacaatcaacaacatctaaaaggtcagtcagggcacgtatgattacatctgtgtcttatctcaccctggactgcctttagtcaccggctcacatcaaaggtcacattcctgagagcctcaccccacgcaggctcaacaattttcccccaacatccctctctttttgtcatttttgacaatCCGGAATCAACTTAAGAAACTCTAAACAACAATCAAATcgaaattaagaaagaaaattaaacaacaaagaaaacgtTTAGAACATACATCAGTGGTGTAAATTCACGAAGATTCAGAACATCACATCATTAACTTCTAGGTACATTGAGAACTTTTGCTAAACATTAACACCATACATGCTGTTTAGTTACACACAATCCTCAcactcatcatcactgtcagagCTATACGGATAGGGTGGAGTCCATTCCTGAACCGGACACCGTATAGTAGTACTTGTGTGTTCAACTGATACATGAGTACTAACAACCTTCCttacaaagagctttaaaacagttacaattagggTTGTAACAATTACAGACAAAATGATACCCCCCCCAACATCCATAGCAGTCCTTTGAGAAGAGAAGTTCCCCATGATCCAACCCATGCCTGCATTTCCCCAAAAGGATTCCAGCCGTGGTCTTCATGCAATTCCTTAATGCCTTGCTctgtgtctgccaccacatcataAACTGATGATGTTGCATCGGAGATGTAAGCGCAACATTCAGTGTTGATTATCTTGCATACCCCGCCTTGTGAGGCCAGAACGAGGTCCAGAGCCATTCTATTTTGTAGtaccatgtgtttgatgtcatttacTTCCTTTTGCATTTCGGAAAGTGCTATTGAAGTCTTATTCATGTGTCTTTCCAGTACTGTTGAGAGTGCCCTTATTTCCTCTTGGCTCCTGTAGGTGCCATAGGACGGTATTAGTATGCTAAAAATCCTTGAACCTAGTGAAATGGCGCGTTTATGACGTACATGGAATGGCGCAAGTCCCTTGGAGTCAGCTTGTCTAATTAGGGGTATAAGATATGCTAAATAGCATTTCCCAGTTACTGACCTTTTACGAAGGTTCCCTACGACCGGAACACAGCTGTAAGCGATGTTGCCACAAACTAAATACACCTTTCCCGGTAATGCGAGGTCCTTAAACTCAGTGGCAAAGCTGATAATATCATTACTACAGTCACTCGTACCTAGATGAAATCCATCCAGGGGATAGAAGTTAACACAGCGGCTGACGTTGGTTAAGGGATGGACCGGAATGGGAGGTGCTGGGTTAGTACAATCTCTATTCGGAGGTCTAGTTGGGATTAAAGGTTTACTACAATTATGTCTACTCCAAGTTGTAtgtgtgactttaaaatccCCAGGGGATGCTCTGTATACCCATCTCCAATCGAATAGATGCTGTATTTGGTATGAGAGTACATGCAGTTTTTAACAATTCATTCTCCGCCGTACAATTAGTCTCACCGAGAGTCATTTGCACTTGATATCTTAACCCTTGTTGGACGTATCTTTTGTAATAGGTTAATCTAAACAACATCACTTGATTAATACCTACGGGCCTTTCCTCAAGATTAAATTGCTTAACTGCAAAACGCACAACTTTCCCCTTTTCACCCTCATAGGCAGTTGTGCTTTGCGCTCTTGTCGCCGTATGCGATGGAGGAGTGTAACAGTCTTcatcattactcacaaatcgaTGAGATAGCTCAGCCCACCCCATGACATCCCAGTCGGCTTCCGTGAATGGAACAGGAACCAACATAGGTGCTCTAGATGAAAtgggcatatgctgacatatCCAACAATTAGAGACATTCCTTTCATTAGCAAACTCATTCATAATAGTCAACGCAATATTGTCATGCTCGTACGGTGGTGTTCGGTTTGGAAGGTTCCTTAACTGTAGGCTTACCTTGCATGCATACTGCCAATCTAACCGAGTGAAATGGGCTGGTTCCGTCGTACAACCTTCGGGTAGAGCGCACCAGAACGGGTATTCCCAACTTGCATCATATTTAGGACTTACAGACACCGTACAAGTATCATTTGTCCCACACTGAGTTCTAACGTCCTCCGAGTCCAGGACTGACCAGTGACCTAAGTGCGGCGTGCTCAGCCGTAACATGTACGCTTTACAACcctccttctcagtcccccctctCGGACATTTGAAAGAGATCAACCCTTGCCTCCAAGTTGCTTTAGTGGGGGGCTGTTCTGGCCTAAGGGAGGTCAGGGTCTGTGGTTTAACGGCCCCGTAAATTATTTCAGGTTGTGCTGTTTTAGGCTGTGTCTCTCGGACAGGCTGGTAAGTTCTTTTGCATGCCTCCCTCCAGTTGCTGGAGCCAGTGTAGGCTGGTATCTCCTGACACGATCGTGGTTTACTGCACCAGAATGGTGGATCTGCTAAATCAAAACTCTTGTGCACCCCCACAGTACATATTCTTCTCCCAACccggcaacacacacaatttcatttacgtaactttctattttaacccatgcatcatgttcgattgtgtagagcaaacactctgtcttgtcgcattgttttgctggacaGTGGAAACTTCCTGAAATTCTCTATTGGAGCGTGGAGAAGGCCGGAATCTGTGGTGTTCACATAGGGAGGTCGTAGCTCATTGATCGTGAGTGGGATCAGCACAAATGTGGCCAGTGATAGTGATAAAcacatgttcattctcaggctCCAACTATGCTTCCTAAGTGTTCTTTGGCGCTGGAGATCTGTCTTTTATCGCTGTTCTCCGGGTGGCTGccgtccttgctgtctctgccgtCTCTACCGGGCTCGTCGGTGTCCTGGAAcactgcagtgggggagggctctccaccctgcaaccccttaaccggaaccagatggaggtgctccttcgcctcctggATCCGGGATGCGTTTGCAGTGGCTGGCGTGAACCCACGTcgctttcccttccaccttaactgccgtctccgtggtcaggagtacttggaagggccccgtgtagcgtctctgcttccagtgcttCCTCCAGTGATCCTTAATGAGGACCCAGTCTCCTGGTTTCAGGTGGTGCTGCATTGCTGTAGCTGTGGATGGAAGCGCCGCTTTCACCTCTccgtgcagtgctgagagtgaaggggagaggttagcacaatatctcagcatgctcatttatagcagtgAACATccccctttgcccacgtgatcttttccgtgagacaacttagcataaatgtggaagagagCACGTGGCAAACAGGGCCCACTGTCCGGCCCTGTGTAGATTCCGCCCTCAAGAATAGCACCAGATCGTTTCCACAGGGAACGCTCCTGTGCACCGGCAAGAGGCCGAAGTGTTGAAAGATCGGCATAAGGACTAGGATCGGTCGGTGTGGAAAGCATTTGAGcgagggggaaaaggaagcccCGCGAGGCTGCCTTCTTCGCAGCCGCATCCGCGCCCCTGTTTCCTACAGATACAGGGTCAAGAGAAGAGGTGTGAGCTTCACGTTTAATGACTGCAATGGCTCTGGGTAGTAAAATGGCATCCAGAAAAGCCGACACAAGGGTATGATGTGCAATAGGCTTGCCAGATGACGTAAGAAACCCCCTGTGTCTCTAAAGAGCTCCGCACCAGAAGAATAACGTAAATCAGTGAAGATGTTAACTGTTTTACCTTCAGCTGCTTTACATGTCTCGGCAAGTGCAATCAACTCTACCGCCTGTGCTGAGAAGTGTGAAGGAAGCCTGCCACTAACAAGTGTGCTGTGTGATGTAACCACTGAAAACCCAACCTGACCGCTGCCCGTGTCTGGTGAGCGAGAAGCGGAGCCGTCTacaaacagctcaagatctgcattgggaagaggtgtgtccaacagatcaggccttggtacgcatgtctgctgcaagacttCGACACAGTCATGAAGCTCTCTGTCATCTGCAGTTGGAAGAAGTGTAGATGGGTTAAGGACATTGCATCGTTTGACAATTACATTAAGTTGTAGGATACCTgaaccatctctgagcagagaggtgagaagtcTTCTGGGCATATAGGATATGAGAGACAGTAAGTGGGACCATGAGTGGGACATCACAGAAGCCCACATGAtgctaaaatgtctctctcggctgctgccactgctcgcaAACAGAGGAAGACCCAAAGCAACAGGGTCAAGTGttgaggagaagtaggcaacaggcctaagttgtcctccatgaagatgacacaaaactgatgtcatttaacagtccttctggtctatgAAGTGAGTCTACGGTAAGTCAGGTCTCAGCAGGCCCAGAGTCGGGGCCtgtgataaggaagtctttaagtcctgaaaagccttttcagcttcagtagtccaagtcagtttgtcatgcgcgctgaggcctttaccgtggaccatgaacgagagaggtgcctctctttctgaataatTAGGGATCCActgtctacagtatgaagtcatccccaaaaaactcatcattcgttttttttgtttttggtaccaattgaattgccccaatacgtttgggagagagggattttgccctcagctgtgatcacatgtcccagatAAGTCACTTGTTCTAGAGCAAATTTAAGTTTTTCGTAGGCAAGCCTTATGTCTgttctctgccaaatgtttaagtaGCGAAATTGTACCAATTTTACAAGCCTCCTTTGAtgggctgcaaatcatcatatcagccacataatttagatgggccgaccctgcagggagttataaattatgtagatgttcctaagcgcttctgtggaatacacctgacttctgtggtaacccactggacatcctatccatttatagccgcgcccaaaaaagaaaaaaaacaaaccagcttatgtcttcttgtttgggaggctatacaagtctgcgtgttgtgtgcattCCTCAACGAGCTCTACTGTTCTGTGTACACTACTCGAGTGATCTACGTAGTGCGATCTACATTACCACTAGCGCTATACTCTTCatgaggatcctctgcacccggTCTGAACTTTAGGCCGAGACACTGTTGCAACCATGGACCAAGATCCTGTCATTCCCAGTGAGATGGTTTAGCCAATGAAATGTGGAGTAGAATCGAGGAacaccttttttccctttgggaaggagagagagaaacagacaccgcagcagcctcctctgaccaatacacatacttcaaccataatctctctttctccaacttttggtCATGCTGTACCTCCACATACCTTCCATCTCGCCCTGTGCTTACATGGGATGTGCAATGTAATGACTGTTCATGCATGTAATCTTCTACCGTGTGTGTATGCGCAATTTTTACATGGTCATGAGTAATTAATGCATCAAGGTATGCTAATAGTTTTCATCCTTATACATACATGagggtttttggactgtagttaaacatctaaaataattgcaatttagtctcttttttttttttttgtaaatgccatctgatgttgagctcaaacacaatgccAAATGCTCTTGAGTCAACTACAAGTGTTACCGGATGGCAAGAAATCGTCAACGTTAATTATGGGAATCTCTGAATATAACTCGACATGCGatctaagatgtgtgtgtgtgtgtgtgtgtgtgcacaacgATTTTGTTTCGTTTATGAGTATGTGTAGGGTGTGTTACTTTCTCCTCCGTGATGGGGTGCTCCGTCTCTggggtccgcccctccctctgcctccctcagtcagatgtgtgatgtgtctcatcctcatgtgctcAGGACACTCTGCTCGCCAATGTCCTTGCTGTCCACAGTTGTAACACACGCTTGGATCATAATTCCCGTAAGTCCGATCTGCCTCTGCCACGAGCTCTTccataacctcttcctcttccacgttggccttgggcaattgttggcactgcaagcacgtaaacattgcatactgagccttttccaaaccttttagtttgtcctttttcttgtgtaactcatcttcagcgtgttcagcgtgctgaaggatgtctgcaagagcacacgttttccaggttacacatgatcttttcaccatccgtttaagttcaggtctcattctgcttataaaatgttctttcagatggaCTTCATATGGCATTAGGGGCTGTGCCCCCATTGGATCAGGTCGCTTAAGGCCACTGTGGATGTCAAAAGCTGTCGTCAGGCGTCCCAGGaatgagctgcatgtttcttgtggcccttgtgtcatagaggtgacggtggggaggttcagtctcagaggaaattgttcttttacCAAAACAATGAGAGCATCTACAGCACTTCTAATGTCCATATCTGTACCGTGCTCACAATCAGGATCTTCCAGGCGAGCAGCCATTCTTGTGGTGTTGAACACACTCTGAACCTTGTGATAGTCATGTGTCAGAAGTCTGCACATCAAACGCTGCAGCTCTGACATGCTAGGATGGTATTTTGTGACAAATTGCTGAAGATCAATCTCCCAATTAGCAAGATTGTCCTTGGGACTGCAGACGTGGCTCATTGCCTTGGTCACATCGGCATCTGACCAGGGTCTGAGAACCAGCATCGGCCCTTGCGccccctccactggaaaagaagctgcaggatcgAACAacgtctttctttcttctctgagCAAGACCCGtctttgttgagcctgcgagcgggtcacagtaggtgaaaaggtcgtctggctggtgttggaggttgaatctggcttccctcctggtgggctgttgtcaagccgaggaaaggttgtttgtgctgcttcctgccgTGGAGACTGCGGGCTCATGAAggcgggagctggaggagcagtgaggggaggggggggggtccagatccgtgtccaccaatctcctcgggaactcataaaaacaaggataaagtgtttttgggttagaaggggtacacatttcagaactttttgtaggatctttggtctttaatgaattaaatgctaccaacctctgtctctcccttctctccgactcatacttccacatcttgaaagcttcccaatctgccttaaataccacattcttcttctgctttcttctcgacaggcctgcatgctgagctgcatcgttcttctccttccccctcagtTGCAATTCCAACTGCTCCAATTGATTCTTACTCAAACTCCCCTTTGGAGGGAACCCCAATTCaacccatttttgtatttgattcaaactgccaggataacgctctgacatcaatttacacaatagtggcaggatattagtctcatggttttcacccgtctcccctttactctgaacactacTCATTTAGATATCTGTATCTGTATGCAAGGAGTGTACGCGCCTATAAAGGTGCGCACAAACGGAGAAATACCACATGCATAACTAAGGCAAGTCAGTTGACCGTTGCTTTCTGTGGCCACTCAGTCTACTGCATTGATCCAAAGTTGGCCTGTGAATTTTCAGGAGACACAGGATATGCAACTTGAGAAAATACTACAGGTGACCCAGACACGTCTGTCTACAACACACTCGTTGTGAGATAggcctaaaacccttttgtcgatgactctgtctgcctttaaaataattttaatctCTCACCGCGTGTTCTTCGTTTCTTTTCTTGAACTGGATGGATCGGCAATCCGGGTCTcgtcgggacggcagcttctcaccctcagggaggaatcacctatactatatggcctcctgtccgtccgtcagagtccagatcacgcgtccatcccatcctcgtcgccaagtttgtggtggaaatttgtggatttagcccatgtgagaaatcaaaagtatcttgagcttgctttgtgattaagtatttattactaactagaatataggaaaaagataaagaatacagaaatcatcagcacaagtcgtaagcacagacagaagtcaaatgactacaattcagctgaaaagggacagaggttccttcccccaaaaggagcagggagatctgacaaagttgaagaggagaacaggagcttatgtacacttcagggaggtttgtggtgcctcaggacaggacagcccacccctcaaagaggagtgttggaaaagtaccagatgatgtaggggtgaccccgtgaccctccctttatggacccagacaatcaacaacatctaaaaggtcagtcagggcacgtatgattacatctgtgtcttatctcaccctggactgccttaagtcaccggctcacatcaaaggtcacattcctgagagcctcaccccacgcaggctcaacaattttcccccaacacacGTGTTATTGTGTGGGTTTGTGCCGGGGTGACAAGTTTGCATGTGTGCATCTGGTGGAAAATTATAAAAACTATACatattacattttatgttttgtatgaTATTTGGAAAAGAacactgtggtggcgggcgtggtttggctcggctgcagaggggacggagaagggagtggctcagggaacggtgccaggtggaggcaattggcctcagctgagctgattGCACACTAactgtttgtattgtggttttaaaatgcagtagcgGAGAGCGGGAGTGGAGTTCGAcggcgagagagcgagacgccgggagagCTCGCAGATTCTGCATAAGGAAACCAATAAAACGTATTGCATCTGTACCCGCTGTGTCGTGCCGACTctgtacgcccccccccccccccccccctcctccccaagaATCCGCACCGTGACAAACACTTACATTGTACACTGTGACAGCATGTCATACAGAGTCCCAATTGTTTTGTTACGGTACTTTTGTTCCTTGTGGACCGGTTCTTTAGCATCTAAGCGGCTCTGGACATCTTGCGGGAATTGTGGAATGGAAATGACTGCAGGCAGTCTGTGGCA encodes:
- the LOC144391093 gene encoding uncharacterized protein LOC144391093: MSSRGDWWTRIWTPPPPLTAPPAPAFMSPQSPRQEAAQTTFPRLDNSPPGGKPDSTSNTSQTTFSPTVTRSQAQQRRVLLREERKTLFDPAASFPVEGAQGPMLVLRPWSDADVTKAMSHVCSPKDNLANWEIDLQQFVTKYHPSMSELQRLMCRLLTHDYHKVQSVFNTTRMAARLEDPDCEHGTDMDIRSAVDALIVLVKEQFPLRLNLPTVTSMTQGPQETCSSFLGRLTTAFDIHSGLKRPDPMGAQPLMPYEVHLKEHFISRMRPELKRMVKRSCVTWKTCALADILQHAEHAEDELHKKKDKLKGLEKAQYAMFTCLQCQQLPKANVEEEEVMEELVAEADRTYGNYDPSVCYNCGQQGHWRAECPEHMRMRHITHLTEGGRGRGGPQRRSTPSRRRNTARRGESGASIHSYSNAAPPETRRLGPH